ACACCGAATTCCGCCAGGACGCCGCGCGGATCGCGCACCGCGCGCGAGCGATAGGGCGGCGACTTGTACCAGACCGGCGGCAGGCCGAGCACGGTCCACGGGTAGCAGGAGCACAATGTGCAGACGACCATGTTGTGGGTTTCGGCGGTGTTTTCAACGGCCACCATGTGTTCACCCTGGCGCCCGGTGAAGCCGAATTCCGCAATCGCCGCCGTGGCATCGCTCATCAGCCTTTCCCGGTAAGCCGGGTCGGACCAGGCCCTGGCCACGACCTGGGCACCGTTCTTCGGACCGATCTTGGTCTCATAGGTTTCGATCAGCTCATCCAGGGCAGGCGGATCGATATAGCCCTTTTCGGTCAGCAGCGTCTCGAGCGCCCGGACGCGCAGCTCGATCTCGCTGAGCTCTGAATGGTCGTGATCATGGCTGTGGTCGTGACCGGGCATGGGCAGCTCCAGGCTAGGGGGAGAGATCCTCATATGAGAATGCTGCCCGGCTCCTGTCAATGAGTGTCGAGCCGGAAGGAGGTTCTCAGTCAGGTAACAATGGTTACGAATGTAACTAATTTGATCTAGGTCAAGGCAATCTGTAGATGGCTCTATATAGTTACATATGTAACTAATTCCCGGAGGAGCGGTCCCATGAAAATCGAGCAGATGCATCACGTTGCCTATCGCTGCAAGGATGCCAAGGAAACCGTCGAATGGTACGGCAAGATGCTGAAGATGGATTTCATCCTGGCCATTGCCGAGGACCATGTGCCCTCAACTCATGAGCCCGATCCCTACATGCATGTTTTCCTGGATGCGGGAAAAGGCAATGTGCTTGCTTTCTTCGAACTGCCGACCAAGCCGGACATGGGATTTGACCCGAACACCCCGCGCTGGGTGCAGCATATTGCCTTCAAGGTGAAGGACCGGGATGAACTGATCGCCTTCAAGGATCACCTGGAAGCAAACGGTGTCGAGGTTCTGGGGGTCACCGACCACTCCATCTTCCACTCCATCTATTTCTTTGATCCGAACGGCCACCGCGTCGAACTGGCTTGTCCCGATCCGGAAGAAGACCGTCTTCTGGCCCGTCTCGACGAAGTCAAGTGGCAGATGCTGGACGAGTGGTCGAAGACCAAGCGCGCACCGAAACACGCCGAATGGCTGCATGCCAAAGAGCTGGCAGATGTGTGAGCAGCAGAAATGCACGCGCTGCGGCAAATGCGGCGCCATCGAAACGGCCCTGGCGGACCTGGGAGGAGAGCCTGATGTTTCAAACCTATCAATATCCGGAATTCGAGTATCGGCAGTCGGAGGAGCAGCGGACTGGAACGGTCAAGCGCCATCCGGTGGTGGTGATCGGGGCCGGACCGATTGGCTTGACGGCCGCGCTTGATTTCGCGCAGCGCGGCATTCCGACCGTCGTTCTGGACGACAACAACACCGTTTCCATCGGCTCGCGCGCTGTTTGTTATGCCAAGCGGCCGCTGGAAATCTGGGACCGTCTCGGCTGTGCCGAGCGCATGATTGACAAGGGTGTCGAATGGCAGCTTGGCAAGGTGTTCTTTCGCGACGACCTTGCCTACAGCTTTGACCTCCTGCCCGAGGACGGTCACAAGATCCCTGCCTTCATCAACCTCCAGCAATATTATCTGGAGGAATACATGG
This genomic interval from Labrenzia sp. VG12 contains the following:
- the nthA gene encoding nitrile hydratase subunit alpha yields the protein MPGHDHSHDHDHSELSEIELRVRALETLLTEKGYIDPPALDELIETYETKIGPKNGAQVVARAWSDPAYRERLMSDATAAIAEFGFTGRQGEHMVAVENTAETHNMVVCTLCSCYPWTVLGLPPVWYKSPPYRSRAVRDPRGVLAEFGVTLPDGKAIRVWDSTAEVRYLVIPERPAGTDGWNEDQLAELVTRDSMIGTGLALDPAQKETAA
- a CDS encoding VOC family protein gives rise to the protein MKIEQMHHVAYRCKDAKETVEWYGKMLKMDFILAIAEDHVPSTHEPDPYMHVFLDAGKGNVLAFFELPTKPDMGFDPNTPRWVQHIAFKVKDRDELIAFKDHLEANGVEVLGVTDHSIFHSIYFFDPNGHRVELACPDPEEDRLLARLDEVKWQMLDEWSKTKRAPKHAEWLHAKELADV